Within the [Enterobacter] lignolyticus SCF1 genome, the region AACATGACCCGTTAAGGAGGCATCATGCCAGCATTAGATTTAATTCGACCCTCGGTCACCGCAATGCGCGTGATTGCCTCGGTGAATGACGGATTTGCGCGCGAGCTTAAATTACCGCCGCATATACGTAGCCTTGGTCTCATCACGGCAGATTCTGATGACGTCACGTATATTGCCGCAGACGAGGCGACAAAACAGGCGATGGTGGAAGTGGTGTATGGCCGCTCGCTGTACGCCGGGGCGGCCCACGGGCCGTCGCCAACCGCCGGTGAAGTGCTGATTATGCTGGGCGGCCCGAACCCGGCGGAAGTGCGCGCTGGTCTGGACTCGATGGTCGCGCATATCGAAAGCGGCGCGGCGTTCCAGTGGGCCAACGATGCGCAGGACACGGCGTTTCTGGCGCACGTGGTGTCACGGACCGGTTCGTATCTTTCCTCAACGGCAGGCATTGCGCTGGGTGACCCGATCGCCTATCTGGTGGCGCCGCCGCTGGAGGCGACGTTTGGCATCGATGCGGCGATGAAATCCGCTGACGTCCAGCTGGTGACCTACGTGCCGCCGCCGTCGGAAACTAACTATTCAGCCGCGTTTCTGACCGGTAGCCAGGCCGCCTGTAAAGCCGCCTGCAACGCCTTTACCGATGCCGTGCTTGATATCGCCCGTAATCCGGTCCAGCGAGCGTAACGGAGGTCGCGATGATCAATGCACTG harbors:
- the eutL gene encoding ethanolamine utilization microcompartment protein EutL produces the protein MPALDLIRPSVTAMRVIASVNDGFARELKLPPHIRSLGLITADSDDVTYIAADEATKQAMVEVVYGRSLYAGAAHGPSPTAGEVLIMLGGPNPAEVRAGLDSMVAHIESGAAFQWANDAQDTAFLAHVVSRTGSYLSSTAGIALGDPIAYLVAPPLEATFGIDAAMKSADVQLVTYVPPPSETNYSAAFLTGSQAACKAACNAFTDAVLDIARNPVQRA